In Streptantibioticus cattleyicolor NRRL 8057 = DSM 46488, a genomic segment contains:
- a CDS encoding LysM peptidoglycan-binding domain-containing protein, with translation MLRSGNGQHRKPRQAPRIVVAAGVAGAGMTLPLLASGGAQAASTGTWDRVAQCESGGAWSADTGNGYYGGLLLTQSEWEQYGGLSYAPQPDLASRQQQIAVAEKILAARGVSAWQDCAADAGLTQGGAPAAVDPGVPQTGDGTASGTTRTHDDPPARPSDGPQDTGPDTGPSAPSSSSSASSPTPSASASTAPSGTPSASPTPSGTASSSASPTPSAGSPTTTPSGSPTPTGRHAKPPVPDTTAQAPQETPSAPATGDRGGDDETSRGGSHARPTVPRQGDTSAAYTVRPGDNLSQIATDHSVTGGWPALYDANKSVVGSDPDLILPGQHLTLGH, from the coding sequence ATGCTCAGGTCCGGTAACGGCCAGCACCGAAAGCCGCGGCAGGCGCCCAGAATCGTCGTGGCCGCCGGGGTCGCAGGGGCCGGGATGACACTGCCGCTGCTGGCCTCCGGTGGCGCCCAGGCCGCGTCCACCGGCACCTGGGACCGGGTCGCCCAGTGCGAGAGCGGCGGCGCGTGGAGCGCCGACACCGGCAACGGCTACTACGGCGGGCTGCTGCTGACCCAGTCCGAGTGGGAGCAGTACGGCGGCCTGTCGTACGCGCCCCAGCCCGACCTGGCCAGCCGGCAGCAGCAGATAGCCGTGGCCGAGAAGATCCTCGCCGCCCGCGGCGTCTCCGCCTGGCAGGACTGCGCCGCCGACGCGGGGCTGACCCAGGGCGGCGCCCCCGCCGCCGTCGACCCCGGCGTCCCGCAGACCGGGGACGGCACCGCCTCCGGCACCACCCGCACCCACGACGACCCGCCGGCCCGCCCCTCCGACGGCCCGCAGGACACCGGCCCGGACACCGGCCCGTCCGCCCCCTCCTCCTCTTCCTCGGCCTCCTCCCCGACACCGTCGGCCTCGGCCTCCACCGCGCCCTCCGGCACCCCGTCGGCCTCCCCGACCCCGTCGGGCACCGCCTCGTCCTCCGCCTCCCCGACCCCGTCGGCCGGCAGCCCCACCACCACCCCCTCCGGCAGCCCCACCCCCACCGGCCGCCACGCCAAGCCCCCGGTCCCCGACACCACCGCGCAGGCCCCGCAGGAGACCCCCTCCGCCCCCGCCACCGGTGACCGCGGCGGCGACGACGAGACCTCCCGCGGCGGCTCCCACGCCCGCCCCACCGTGCCGCGGCAGGGCGACACGTCCGCCGCCTACACCGTCCGGCCCGGGGACAACCTCTCCCAGATCGCCACCGACCACTCCGTGACGGGCGGCTGGCCGGCGCTGTACGACGCCAACAAGTCCGTGGTGGGCTCCGACCCCGACCTGATCCTGCCCGGACAGCACCTCACCCTCGGTCACTGA
- a CDS encoding cytochrome P450 family protein yields MHDHEPAAPSPSLFSWEFAADPYPSYAWLRENSPVHRTTLPSGVNAWLVTRYADARQALADARLSKNPVHHSERAHAKGKVGIPGERSADLMTHLLNIDPPDHTRLRRLVSKAFTPRRVAEFAPRVQALTDRLIDGFAGRGSADLIHEFAFPLPIYAICDLLGVPAEDQDDFRDWAGTMIRHGGGPRGGVARAVKRMRAYLLELIHRKRAALGDDLISGLIRASDHGEHLTENEAAAMAFILLFAGFETTVNLIGNGTYALLRDPGQRRVLTDALAAGETAVLDTGVEELLRYDGPVELATWRFATEPLTIGGRRIGTGEPVLVVLAAADRDPARFDRPDTLDLARRDNPHLGFGHGIHYCLGAPLARLEGRTALATLLTRLPDLQLAVPEGELRWRGGLIMRGLRELPVTFTPEPDRSADTGANKVN; encoded by the coding sequence GTGCACGACCACGAGCCCGCCGCCCCTTCGCCGTCCCTGTTCAGCTGGGAGTTCGCAGCCGACCCCTACCCCTCGTACGCGTGGCTGCGGGAGAACTCCCCGGTGCACCGGACCACGCTGCCCAGTGGGGTGAACGCGTGGCTGGTGACGCGGTACGCCGACGCGCGGCAGGCGCTGGCGGACGCCCGGCTGTCGAAGAACCCGGTGCACCACAGCGAGCGGGCGCACGCCAAGGGGAAGGTTGGGATCCCGGGGGAGCGGAGCGCGGATCTCATGACGCATCTGCTCAACATCGATCCGCCCGACCACACCCGGTTGCGGCGGCTGGTGTCGAAGGCGTTCACGCCGCGGCGGGTGGCGGAGTTCGCGCCGCGGGTGCAGGCGCTGACCGACCGGCTGATCGACGGCTTCGCCGGGCGGGGGTCGGCGGACCTCATCCACGAGTTCGCCTTTCCGCTGCCGATCTACGCCATCTGCGACCTGTTGGGGGTGCCCGCCGAGGACCAGGACGATTTCCGGGACTGGGCGGGGACGATGATCCGGCACGGCGGCGGGCCGCGCGGCGGGGTCGCCCGGGCGGTCAAACGGATGCGCGCCTACCTGCTGGAACTCATCCACCGCAAGCGGGCCGCGCTCGGCGACGACCTGATCTCGGGGCTGATCCGGGCCAGTGACCACGGGGAGCACCTGACCGAGAACGAGGCCGCCGCGATGGCGTTCATCCTGCTGTTCGCCGGTTTCGAGACCACCGTGAACCTGATCGGCAACGGCACCTACGCCCTGCTGCGCGACCCGGGGCAGCGCCGGGTGCTCACCGACGCGCTGGCGGCGGGGGAGACGGCGGTGCTGGACACCGGGGTCGAGGAGCTGCTGCGGTACGACGGGCCGGTGGAGCTGGCGACCTGGCGGTTCGCCACCGAGCCGCTGACCATCGGCGGCCGGCGGATCGGCACGGGGGAGCCGGTGCTGGTGGTGCTGGCCGCCGCCGACCGGGACCCGGCGCGGTTCGACCGGCCCGACACCCTCGACCTGGCCCGCCGGGACAACCCGCACCTGGGCTTCGGCCACGGCATCCACTACTGCCTGGGCGCCCCGCTGGCCCGGCTGGAGGGCAGGACCGCGCTGGCCACCCTGCTGACCCGGCTGCCCGACCTCCAACTCGCGGTGCCGGAAGGGGAGTTGCGGTGGCGTGGCGGGCTGATCATGCGCGGTCTGCGGGAACTCCCGGTGACGTTCACCCCGGAGCCGGACCGCTCGGCCGATACCGGTGCGAACAAGGTCAACTGA
- a CDS encoding endonuclease V has product MRFTLDEPWPRTEADALCLQERLRDHVDRLGPGPIRPRLVAGVDVAYAEGSDRVAAGVVVLDTATLDVVEQATAQGVATFPYVPGLFAFREIPVLVEALNRLESVPELLLCDGHGLAHPRRFGLACHLGLLTGIPSAGVAKTPFVGRYDPAALGSGRGAQADLVDDGETVGRALRTQDGVKPVYVSVGHGIDLDTACRHVLALAPSYRLPETTRRADRLSRDTLLGRSPRR; this is encoded by the coding sequence GTGCGCTTCACGCTTGACGAGCCGTGGCCTCGGACCGAGGCCGACGCCCTGTGCCTCCAGGAACGCCTCCGCGACCACGTGGACCGCCTCGGGCCGGGCCCGATCCGCCCGAGGCTGGTCGCCGGGGTGGACGTGGCCTACGCCGAGGGGTCGGACCGCGTCGCGGCCGGGGTCGTGGTGCTGGACACCGCCACGCTGGACGTCGTCGAGCAGGCCACGGCCCAGGGCGTGGCCACCTTCCCGTACGTGCCGGGACTGTTCGCCTTCCGCGAAATCCCCGTTCTCGTCGAGGCGTTGAACCGCCTGGAGTCGGTCCCGGAGCTGCTGCTGTGCGACGGGCACGGGCTGGCGCACCCGCGCCGTTTCGGACTCGCCTGCCACCTCGGGCTGCTCACCGGCATCCCGTCGGCCGGCGTCGCCAAGACCCCGTTCGTCGGCCGCTACGACCCGGCCGCCCTCGGGTCCGGGCGCGGCGCGCAGGCCGACCTCGTGGACGACGGCGAGACCGTCGGCCGCGCGCTGCGCACCCAGGACGGCGTCAAGCCCGTCTACGTCTCCGTGGGCCACGGCATCGACCTCGACACCGCCTGCCGTCACGTGCTGGCCCTCGCCCCCTCCTACCGCCTCCCCGAGACCACCCGCCGCGCCGACCGCCTCAGCCGCGACACCCTGCTGGGCCGGTCCCCGCGGCGCTGA
- a CDS encoding DUF6479 family protein, with protein MMRSPSTDLAVTKDLLVGVGPFVVGVVIVIALGFLALHYGRRRREKEPVPPQTPQPRGAAWRTREQYGEPTSVEQRSPEVESGYEDVSRPAEEVPRDGRRRRPQEFRDYPGPRT; from the coding sequence ATGATGCGGTCACCGAGCACGGACCTAGCCGTCACCAAGGATCTGCTGGTCGGCGTCGGACCCTTCGTGGTGGGCGTCGTCATCGTCATCGCGCTGGGCTTCCTGGCGCTCCACTACGGGCGTCGCAGGCGGGAGAAGGAGCCGGTGCCGCCGCAGACGCCGCAGCCGAGGGGGGCGGCGTGGCGGACGCGTGAGCAGTACGGGGAGCCCACCTCGGTCGAGCAGCGCTCGCCCGAGGTGGAGAGCGGGTACGAGGACGTCTCCCGGCCCGCCGAAGAGGTCCCCCGCGACGGCCGTCGCCGCCGCCCCCAAGAATTCCGCGACTACCCCGGCCCCCGCACCTAA
- a CDS encoding nucleoside triphosphate pyrophosphohydrolase: MTDTVAPTAGPGRLVLLTTSHRVAPGLLSWPAWQALRSADEVLCPDPGHPQLPYLREAGITVEHAAPSGRELVDRAAGGRTVLVIPAADGDPALTDELARLAGSGRLRMPDLELLPASYDLPGARLLDLVQVMDRIRAECPWSGTRTGEGLVKYLIEEAYELVEAIEDGDRAAYLEELGDVLLQVVFHARIAQDDPEEPFSIDDVAGALVDKLIRRHPHVFGTETAHTPEEVKEHWLRTKAAEKRRSSVTEGVPLDQPALALAAKLAGRVRAAGLDVPPPPADDADLGDRLLALAALAERQGVDPESALRAAARRYRAAVRSAEAAARPE; this comes from the coding sequence GTGACCGACACCGTTGCCCCCACCGCCGGCCCCGGCCGTCTGGTGCTCCTCACCACCAGCCACCGGGTGGCCCCCGGACTGCTCTCCTGGCCCGCCTGGCAGGCCCTGCGCTCGGCCGACGAGGTCCTGTGCCCCGACCCCGGCCACCCGCAACTGCCGTATCTGCGGGAGGCCGGGATCACCGTGGAGCACGCGGCGCCCTCCGGCCGCGAACTGGTGGACCGCGCCGCCGGAGGCCGCACGGTGCTGGTGATACCGGCGGCCGACGGCGACCCCGCGCTCACCGACGAACTGGCCCGGCTGGCCGGCTCCGGCCGGCTGCGCATGCCCGACCTGGAACTCCTCCCCGCCTCCTACGACCTGCCCGGGGCCCGGCTGCTCGACCTCGTCCAGGTGATGGACCGCATCCGCGCCGAATGCCCGTGGAGCGGCACCCGCACCGGCGAGGGCCTGGTGAAGTACCTCATCGAGGAGGCGTACGAACTCGTCGAGGCGATCGAGGACGGCGACCGCGCCGCCTACCTGGAAGAACTGGGCGACGTCCTGCTCCAGGTGGTCTTCCACGCCCGCATCGCGCAGGACGACCCCGAGGAGCCGTTCTCCATCGACGACGTGGCCGGGGCGCTGGTCGACAAGTTGATCCGCCGCCATCCGCACGTCTTCGGCACCGAGACCGCGCACACCCCGGAGGAGGTCAAGGAGCACTGGCTGCGCACCAAGGCCGCCGAGAAACGGCGTTCCTCGGTCACCGAGGGCGTCCCGCTCGACCAGCCCGCCCTCGCCCTCGCGGCCAAACTGGCCGGCCGGGTACGCGCCGCCGGCCTCGACGTGCCCCCGCCCCCCGCCGACGACGCCGACCTCGGCGACCGGCTGCTCGCCCTGGCCGCGCTCGCCGAACGGCAGGGCGTGGACCCGGAGTCCGCGCTGCGGGCCGCCGCCCGCCGCTACCGCGCGGCGGTCCGGTCGGCGGAGGCCGCCGCCCGGCCCGAGTGA
- a CDS encoding SurA N-terminal domain-containing protein: MVRRRTATLSVTAAALLAATPLLTSCGTAHPGAAAVVGGEKIPVSALQARVEAVRDAEGGAGRTAQLGQATGDLSRATLGSMLFDRVLDRAARDAGITVTRRQVQELRATAEQQAGGPTALREQLLQQYAVAPGQIDDFYRVQAEAQALAHRQGVDLNSPDGQAALTKSLAKTSARLGIDVNPRYGTWHAQTLSLGTATEPWVRKALTPAPGSVSLQG, encoded by the coding sequence ATGGTCCGCCGCCGTACCGCCACGCTCTCCGTGACCGCCGCAGCGCTGCTGGCCGCCACACCGCTGCTCACCTCCTGCGGCACCGCGCACCCGGGTGCGGCTGCGGTGGTCGGCGGCGAGAAGATCCCGGTCTCCGCCCTCCAGGCCCGGGTCGAGGCGGTACGCGACGCCGAGGGCGGCGCCGGCCGGACCGCCCAGCTCGGGCAGGCCACCGGTGACCTGAGCCGGGCCACCCTCGGCTCCATGCTCTTCGACCGGGTGCTCGACCGGGCCGCCCGCGACGCCGGGATCACCGTCACCCGGCGCCAGGTCCAGGAACTGCGGGCCACCGCGGAACAGCAGGCGGGCGGCCCGACCGCGCTGCGCGAACAACTCCTCCAGCAGTACGCCGTCGCCCCCGGCCAGATCGACGACTTCTACCGGGTCCAGGCCGAGGCGCAGGCCCTCGCCCACCGGCAGGGCGTCGACCTCAACTCCCCGGACGGCCAGGCCGCGCTCACCAAGTCGCTGGCCAAGACCTCCGCGCGGCTCGGCATCGACGTCAACCCGCGCTACGGGACGTGGCACGCCCAGACCCTGTCGCTGGGCACCGCCACCGAACCGTGGGTGCGCAAGGCGCTGACCCCCGCCCCGGGATCGGTGAGCCTCCAGGGCTGA
- the mfd gene encoding transcription-repair coupling factor: protein MSLSGLLDVVIEDPALAEAAEAARGGNRSRLDLVGPPGAQPFALAALAASSGRPLLAVTATGREAEDLTAALRSLLPPDSVVEFPAWETLPHERLSPRSDTVGRRLAVLRRLAHPSADDPAAGPVKVVVAPVRSVLQPQVKGLGDLVPVSLRSGQRADLGQVVDALAAAAYARVELVEKRGEFAVRGGILDVFPPTEEHPLRVEFWGDDVEEIRYFKVADQRSLEVAEHGLWAPPCRELLLTDEVRRRAAALAEDHPELGELLGKIAEGIAVEGMESLAPVLVDDMELLLDVMPAGSVVVACDPERVRTRAADLVATSREFLEASWAATAMSSSTGEARSGKGGGGRRAGGEAPIDLGAASLWSLADVRDHARGTGTPWWSVSQFSADAEADEDDGDTLRLGLHAPETYRGDSARALADTKGWLADGWRTVYVTEGHGPASRTVEVLGGEGIAARLDVELTAAPEPSVVHVACGSVEHGFVAPALKLAVLTETDLSGQKSASKDMGRMPSRRRKTIDPLTLQPGDYIVHEQHGVGRYVEMVQRTVQGATREYLLVEYAPAKRGQPGDRLFVPTDQLEQITKYVGGEAPTLHRLGGADWTKTKARAKKAVKEIAADLIKLYSARMAAPGHAFGPDTPWQRELEDAFPYAETPDQLTTIAEVKEDMEKSVPMDRLICGDVGYGKTEIAVRAAFKAVQDGKQAAVLVPTTLLVQQHYSTFTERYAQFPVVVKALSRFQTDTEAKAVLEGLRDGSVDLVIGTHRLFSSETRFKDLGLVIVDEEQRFGVEHKEQLKKLRANVDVLTMSATPIPRTLEMAVTGIREMSTITTPPEERHPVLTFVGPYEEKQIGAAIRRELLREGQVFYIHNRVESIDRAAARLREIVPEARIATAHGQMSETALEQVVVDFWEKKFDVLVSTTIVESGIDISNANTLIVERGDNFGLSQLHQLRGRVGRGRERGYAYFLYPPEKPLTETAHERLATIAQHTEMGAGMYVAMKDLEIRGAGNLLGGEQSGHIAGVGFDLYVRMVGEAVADYRAALESGAGAEEEAPLEVKIELPVDAHVPHDYAPGEQLRLQAYRAIAAVNSEEDIASVREELADRYGKLPEPVENLLLVAGLRLLARRVGVTDITLQGSNIRFGPVELRESQELRLKRLHPRSVLKPAAKQVLVPRPSTGTIGGKPVVGRELLQWTAEFLTSVIGT, encoded by the coding sequence ATGAGCCTGTCCGGTCTGCTTGACGTCGTCATCGAGGATCCGGCGCTGGCCGAGGCGGCCGAGGCCGCGCGCGGCGGCAACCGGAGCCGTCTGGACCTGGTGGGGCCGCCGGGCGCGCAGCCCTTCGCGCTGGCCGCGCTCGCCGCGAGCAGTGGCCGGCCGCTGCTCGCGGTGACCGCCACCGGCCGCGAGGCCGAGGATCTGACGGCCGCGCTGCGCTCGTTGCTGCCGCCCGACTCGGTGGTGGAGTTCCCGGCCTGGGAGACGCTGCCGCACGAACGCCTCTCACCACGTTCCGACACCGTCGGGCGCCGCCTCGCGGTGCTGCGCAGGCTCGCCCACCCCAGCGCGGACGACCCGGCGGCCGGCCCGGTCAAGGTGGTCGTCGCCCCGGTCCGCTCGGTGCTCCAGCCGCAGGTCAAGGGGCTCGGCGACCTGGTCCCGGTGAGCCTGCGCAGCGGGCAGCGGGCCGACCTGGGGCAGGTGGTGGACGCGCTGGCCGCCGCCGCGTACGCCCGCGTGGAGCTGGTGGAGAAGCGCGGCGAGTTCGCGGTGCGCGGCGGCATCCTGGACGTCTTCCCGCCCACCGAGGAACATCCGCTGCGGGTGGAGTTCTGGGGCGACGACGTCGAGGAGATCCGCTACTTCAAGGTCGCCGACCAGCGCAGCCTGGAGGTGGCCGAACACGGCCTGTGGGCGCCGCCCTGCCGTGAGCTGCTGCTCACCGACGAGGTGCGCCGCCGCGCCGCCGCGCTCGCCGAGGACCACCCCGAACTCGGCGAACTCCTCGGCAAGATCGCCGAGGGCATCGCCGTCGAGGGCATGGAGTCCCTCGCCCCGGTCCTGGTGGACGACATGGAGCTGCTGCTGGACGTGATGCCGGCCGGCAGCGTGGTCGTCGCCTGCGACCCGGAACGGGTCCGTACCCGCGCCGCCGACCTGGTGGCCACCAGCCGCGAGTTCCTGGAGGCGTCCTGGGCGGCCACCGCGATGTCATCCAGCACGGGCGAAGCCCGTTCCGGCAAGGGTGGTGGTGGGCGACGGGCGGGCGGGGAGGCTCCGATCGACCTGGGCGCCGCCTCCCTGTGGTCGCTGGCCGACGTACGCGACCACGCCCGCGGGACCGGCACCCCGTGGTGGTCGGTGAGCCAGTTCTCCGCCGACGCCGAGGCCGACGAGGACGACGGCGACACCCTGCGGCTGGGCCTGCACGCCCCCGAGACCTACCGGGGCGACAGCGCCCGCGCCCTCGCCGACACCAAGGGCTGGCTCGCCGACGGCTGGCGCACGGTCTACGTCACCGAGGGCCACGGCCCGGCCTCCCGCACCGTCGAGGTGCTCGGCGGCGAGGGCATCGCCGCCCGCCTCGACGTCGAGCTGACCGCCGCCCCCGAGCCCTCCGTGGTCCACGTGGCCTGCGGCTCGGTGGAACACGGCTTCGTCGCCCCCGCCCTGAAGCTGGCCGTCCTCACCGAGACCGACCTGTCCGGCCAGAAGTCGGCCAGCAAGGACATGGGCCGGATGCCGTCCCGGCGCCGCAAGACCATCGACCCGCTCACCCTCCAGCCCGGCGACTACATCGTGCACGAGCAGCACGGCGTGGGCCGGTACGTGGAGATGGTCCAGCGCACCGTGCAGGGCGCCACCCGCGAATACCTGCTGGTGGAGTACGCCCCCGCCAAGCGCGGCCAGCCCGGCGACCGGCTCTTCGTCCCCACCGACCAGCTGGAGCAGATCACCAAGTACGTGGGCGGCGAGGCCCCCACCCTGCACCGGCTCGGCGGCGCCGACTGGACGAAGACCAAGGCCCGCGCCAAGAAGGCGGTCAAGGAGATCGCCGCCGACCTGATCAAGCTGTACTCGGCGCGGATGGCCGCCCCCGGCCACGCCTTCGGCCCGGACACCCCCTGGCAGCGTGAGCTGGAGGACGCCTTCCCGTACGCCGAGACCCCCGACCAGCTCACCACCATCGCCGAGGTCAAGGAGGACATGGAGAAGTCGGTCCCGATGGACCGGCTGATCTGCGGCGACGTCGGCTACGGCAAGACCGAGATCGCGGTGCGGGCGGCGTTCAAGGCGGTGCAGGACGGCAAGCAGGCCGCCGTGCTGGTGCCCACCACGCTGCTGGTGCAGCAGCACTACTCCACCTTCACCGAGCGGTACGCGCAGTTCCCGGTGGTGGTCAAGGCGCTCTCCCGGTTCCAGACCGACACCGAGGCCAAGGCCGTGCTGGAAGGGCTGCGGGATGGCTCGGTCGACCTGGTGATCGGCACCCACCGGCTGTTCTCCTCCGAGACCCGGTTCAAGGACCTCGGGCTGGTCATCGTCGACGAGGAGCAGCGCTTCGGCGTCGAGCACAAGGAGCAGCTGAAGAAGCTGCGGGCCAACGTGGACGTGCTCACCATGTCGGCCACCCCGATCCCGCGCACCCTGGAGATGGCGGTCACCGGGATCCGCGAGATGTCCACCATCACCACCCCGCCGGAGGAGCGCCACCCGGTGCTCACCTTCGTCGGCCCCTACGAGGAGAAGCAGATCGGCGCCGCCATCCGGCGTGAACTGCTCCGCGAGGGCCAGGTCTTCTACATCCACAACCGGGTGGAGTCCATCGACCGGGCCGCCGCCCGGCTGCGGGAGATCGTCCCCGAGGCGCGGATCGCCACCGCGCACGGCCAGATGTCCGAAACGGCGCTGGAACAGGTCGTGGTGGACTTCTGGGAGAAGAAGTTCGACGTGCTGGTCTCCACCACGATCGTGGAGTCCGGCATCGACATCTCCAACGCCAACACGCTCATCGTCGAACGCGGCGACAACTTCGGCCTCAGCCAGCTCCACCAGCTGCGCGGCCGGGTCGGCCGGGGCCGGGAACGCGGCTACGCCTACTTCCTGTACCCGCCGGAGAAGCCGCTCACCGAGACCGCCCACGAGCGGCTGGCCACCATCGCCCAGCACACCGAGATGGGCGCGGGCATGTACGTGGCCATGAAGGACCTGGAGATCCGCGGCGCCGGAAACCTGCTCGGCGGTGAGCAGTCCGGCCACATCGCCGGGGTCGGCTTCGACCTGTACGTGCGCATGGTCGGCGAGGCGGTCGCCGACTACCGGGCGGCGCTGGAGTCCGGGGCGGGCGCCGAGGAGGAGGCGCCGCTGGAGGTCAAGATCGAGCTGCCGGTCGACGCCCACGTCCCGCACGACTACGCCCCCGGCGAGCAGCTGCGCCTCCAGGCCTACCGCGCCATCGCGGCCGTCAACTCCGAGGAGGACATCGCCTCGGTACGGGAGGAACTCGCCGACCGGTACGGCAAGTTGCCCGAGCCGGTGGAGAACCTGCTGCTCGTGGCCGGCCTGCGGCTGCTGGCCCGCCGGGTCGGGGTCACCGACATCACCCTGCAGGGCTCCAACATCCGCTTCGGGCCGGTGGAGTTGCGCGAGTCGCAGGAGCTGCGCCTCAAGCGGCTCCACCCGCGCAGCGTCCTCAAGCCCGCCGCCAAGCAGGTGCTGGTGCCGCGTCCGTCCACCGGCACGATCGGCGGCAAGCCGGTGGTCGGCCGGGAACTGCTCCAGTGGACGGCGGAGTTCCTGACCTCGGTGATCGGCACCTGA
- a CDS encoding coiled-coil domain-containing protein — MTERDEGQRMSGFDTARGGRGYRTEQVDAYLAALRAEIDAAHRRVAALTELAGQLETEAAALRAAVETLAPPTYETLGARAAQIFRLAQEEAAGLRERTDGEAQEWYATAEREGHETRERARRAAAERRAEADDEAARIVAEAGAAADGLRHEAEAEATAVREEADRAFAAVREEAAALISQQERAHRERDAAFDRERAEAEAAVERRVADLSDRADQVLAEARQALTDAQDTADRRQAEADAHAAELIARARAAEERVNRESEREIREHEARRDEIRSHLAHVRTSLAALTGRTVDPDE; from the coding sequence TTGACCGAACGAGACGAGGGGCAGCGGATGAGCGGCTTCGACACCGCCCGGGGCGGCCGGGGTTACCGTACCGAGCAGGTGGACGCCTATCTGGCGGCGTTGCGGGCGGAGATCGACGCGGCGCACCGGCGGGTCGCGGCGCTGACCGAGCTCGCGGGCCAGCTGGAGACCGAGGCCGCCGCCCTGCGCGCCGCCGTCGAGACGCTGGCCCCGCCCACGTACGAAACCCTCGGCGCGCGCGCCGCGCAGATCTTCCGGCTCGCCCAGGAGGAGGCCGCCGGGCTGCGGGAGCGGACCGACGGCGAGGCGCAGGAGTGGTACGCGACCGCCGAGCGCGAGGGCCACGAGACCCGGGAACGGGCCCGTCGCGCGGCGGCGGAGCGGCGCGCCGAGGCGGACGACGAGGCCGCCCGCATCGTCGCCGAGGCGGGCGCGGCGGCGGACGGGCTGCGCCACGAGGCCGAGGCGGAGGCCACCGCGGTGCGCGAGGAGGCCGACCGGGCCTTCGCCGCGGTGCGCGAGGAGGCCGCCGCGCTCATATCCCAGCAGGAACGGGCGCACCGCGAGCGGGACGCCGCCTTCGACCGGGAACGCGCCGAGGCCGAGGCCGCCGTCGAGCGCCGGGTCGCCGACCTCTCCGATCGCGCCGACCAGGTGCTCGCCGAGGCCCGGCAGGCCCTCACCGACGCCCAGGACACCGCCGACCGGCGGCAGGCCGAGGCCGACGCGCACGCCGCCGAACTGATCGCCCGCGCCCGGGCGGCGGAGGAACGCGTCAACCGCGAGAGCGAACGCGAGATCCGCGAGCACGAGGCCCGGCGCGACGAGATCCGCTCCCACCTCGCCCACGTCCGCACCAGCCTCGCCGCCCTCACCGGCCGCACCGTCGACCCCGACGAGTAG